Proteins from a genomic interval of Coccinella septempunctata chromosome 2, icCocSept1.1, whole genome shotgun sequence:
- the LOC123308760 gene encoding zinc finger Y-chromosomal protein-like → MDLGEYCINNGEEVQNTCDEVKLEEKFGIMDSSEQFEGEGIHDREKYVIKNEESNSNSSDIDHSPASFSNEMPQVLCLPSIKSELVHLDHCEEKYLDEHIQSDLTASPKDEEKWHVKLGTLDICEQFIDEEGVHDREDYIAKNEDSNSNSSVIEIDTNQSLDAFNKEIHGILDPASIEYLPSNIKNKKCHLCDFETIYEKDFALHIKSVHFIFRCEFCELVTNEKDKLKQHVGLAHSLAKNHKCHSCKYATSNKRHLELHVKSVHLKIKEHKCHLCEYSTTRKDSLQKHINSIHLNIKKHKCHHCEFATYLKTNLDSHIKSIHLKIRQYKCHLCEYAGSDKHRLDNHIKSVHLKTREYSCHICEFTASVKQRLDTHVKSVHLKIRKHRCDVCEYSTSRKKDLEVHIKSVHLKIKEHNCHLCKYVTSRKDSLQKHINNTHLNIKKHKCQECEFASYFKATLDAHIKSIHLNIRKNRCKLCEYAASDKLSLHTHVKSVHSEILHHECQLCDFVTSRKVYLQKHVNSVHSNIKKHKCYSCEYASSEKQNVDRHFKSAHLQIKDHKCHMCEFVTSRKNSLQKHINSIHSNSK, encoded by the exons atggaTTTGGGTGAATATTGTATTAATAATGGAGAGGAGGTACAAAATACCTGTGATGA AGTGAAGTTAGAAGAAAAATTTGGAATCATGGACAGCTCAGAACAATTCGAAGGCGAAGGAATTCATGATAGAGAGAAATATGTAATTAAGAATGAAGAAAGTAACTCAAATTCCTCGGATATAGATCATTCACCTGCCTCTTTCAGCAATGAAATGCCTCAAGTATTATGtctaccaagtattaaatctgaATTGGTTCACTTGGACCATTGCgaagaaaaatatcttgatgAACACATACAGAGTGACCTTACTGCCAGTCCTAAAGATGAGGAAAAATGGCATGTTAAATTAGGAACCCTAGATATTTGTGAACAATTTATAGATGAGGAAGGAGTTCATGATAGAGAAGACTATATAGCTAAGAATGAAGACAGTAACTCAAATTCCTCTGTTATAGAAATCGATACAAATCAATCACTTGACGCTTTTAACAAAGAAATACATGGAATATTGGATCCAGCAAGTATTGAATATCTTCCTTCAAATATCAAGAATAAGAAGTGCCATTTGTGTGATTTTGAGACCATCTATGAAAAAGACTTTGCTTTACACATCAAATctgttcattttatttttagGTGTGAATTTTGCGAGTTAGTTACAAATGAAAAAGATAAACTTAAACAGCATGTTGGCTTGGCTCATTCACTTGCCAAAAACCACAAGTGTCACTCATGCAAATATGCTACAAGTAATAAAAGACACCTTGAATTGCATGTAAAATCGGTTCATTTAAAGATTAAggaacacaagtgtcatctgtgtGAGTATAGTACAACCAGAAAAGACTCCCTTCAAAAGCATATAAACTCTATCCATTTAAATATCAAAAAACACAAATGTCACCATTGTGAATTTGCTACGTATCTTAAAACAAACCTGGATTCTCACATAAAATCTATTCATTTAAAAATTAGGCAATATAAGTGTcatttatgtgaatatgctggaAGTGATAAACATAGACTCGATAACCACAttaaatctgttcatttgaaaactaGGGAATACAGTTGTCACATATGTGAATTTACTGCGAGTGTAAAGCAGAGACTCGATACACAcgtaaaatctgttcatttgaaaataagaAAGCACAGGTGCGATGTATGTGAATATTCTACAAGTAGAAAAAAAGACCTCGAGGTACAcataaaatctgttcatttgaaaattaaggaacacaaTTGTCATCTATGTAAGTATGTTACAAGCAGAAAAGACTCGCTTCAAAAGCATATAAACAATACTCATTTAAATATTAAGAAACACAAATGTCAAGAATGTGAATTTGCCTCGTATTTCAAAGCCACCCTCGATGCTCACATAAAATCGATTCATTTAAATATTAGGAAAAATAGGTGTAagttatgtgaatatgctgcaaGTGATAAACTAAGCCTTCATACGCACGTAAAATCTGTTCATTCGGAAATTCTGCATCACGAGTGTCAACTATGTGATTTCGTTACAAGTAGAAAGGTGTACCTTCAGAAGCACGTTAACTCTGTTCATtcaaatatcaagaaacacaaatGTTATTCATGTGAATATGCTTCCAGTGAAAAACAAAATGTTGATAGACATTTTAAATCTGCTCATTTGCAAATTAAAGATCACAAGTGTCATATGTGTGAATTTGTTACAAGTAGAAAAAATAGTCTTCAGAAGCACATCAATTCTATTCATTCAAATAGCAAATAA